Proteins encoded within one genomic window of Alteribacter populi:
- a CDS encoding RNA polymerase sigma factor, producing the protein MRDLDEKRLIHQSLQGNDEAFYELISNYHTTVERFASQIGVHVNDLPDVTQEVFIKVYRFLNRYSYGKFSTWLYSVTLNVCKDFFRKQKRERSKINKMKMETTEGFYSFYDRLSEEASLLHEHILKMDEKYRVPIVLFYFHDLTISEIAKIIGMRENSVKTRLKRGKERLRMALEEGGQTDGFKSF; encoded by the coding sequence ATGCGAGATCTCGACGAAAAAAGATTGATTCACCAGTCCTTGCAAGGAAACGATGAAGCGTTTTACGAGCTCATATCAAACTACCATACAACCGTTGAACGTTTTGCCAGTCAAATCGGTGTTCACGTAAATGATTTACCCGATGTTACACAAGAAGTCTTTATCAAAGTCTACCGATTTTTAAATAGATATTCATACGGGAAGTTTAGTACGTGGTTATATAGCGTTACACTCAATGTATGTAAAGATTTCTTTCGTAAGCAAAAACGAGAGCGTTCAAAAATTAACAAAATGAAAATGGAAACAACTGAAGGGTTTTACTCCTTTTATGACAGGTTAAGTGAAGAAGCAAGTCTTTTACATGAACACATCCTGAAAATGGATGAAAAATATCGTGTTCCAATTGTCCTCTTTTATTTTCACGACCTAACCATTAGTGAAATTGCTAAGATTATTGGGATGCGTGAAAACTCAGTGAAAACCAGGTTAAAAAGAGGGAAAGAACGACTCAGAATGGCGCTTGAAGAAGGAGGTCAAACCGATGGATTCAAATCATTTTGA
- a CDS encoding ABC transporter ATP-binding protein, with translation MFIVLKKLAWFFKAHWKRYTFALTLLVIVSLLEVIPPRLIGLVIDDIHQGIMTNERLFLYIGIMLGLMVVIYVMTYTWMRQLFGGAFVIERTLRSRFMHHLMKMTPTFYEKNKSGDLMARATNDLKAISMTAGFGVLTLVDATVFLVIILFMMGFLVSWKLTIAAFLPLPIMAWLMKRYGKIIHERFMKAQNSFGDLNDQVLESISGVRVIRAYVKEKDDESRFKVITNEVLQKNIAVARIDALFEPTIKILVGLSYMIGLGYGAFLVFNSEITLGQLVSFNIYLGMLIWPMFAFGELMNIMQRGNASLDRLNQTFAYEADVKNSTELVHVSSPESIAFSNVHFQYPSSKSQALTDINLSIKKGETIGIVGKTGAGKTTLLKQLLREYPSGAGSLTVSDVPIGEIELGQLKSWIGYIPQEQFLFSKTIRENVRFGRPDASDYDFYRVLDLASITKDIKTFPKGIETLVGEKGVSLSGGQKQRVSIARALLKKPEILILDDALSAVDAKTEATIITNIRHERKEKTTFISAHRMSAVSHADQIVVIENGRITEAGTHDDLMKLGGWYQEQYTAQQIEQNHLVKGREVHMR, from the coding sequence ATGTTTATCGTATTAAAGAAGTTAGCATGGTTTTTTAAAGCCCATTGGAAACGCTACACATTTGCGCTTACATTACTTGTTATCGTGAGTTTACTTGAAGTGATTCCACCGAGATTGATTGGTCTTGTCATTGACGACATTCACCAAGGAATCATGACGAATGAGCGTTTATTTTTATACATCGGAATTATGCTTGGCTTGATGGTGGTCATTTACGTGATGACGTATACGTGGATGCGTCAGCTTTTTGGTGGAGCTTTTGTTATTGAGAGGACACTACGATCGCGATTTATGCATCATCTGATGAAGATGACACCGACTTTTTATGAAAAAAATAAGTCTGGAGATTTGATGGCAAGAGCGACCAACGATTTAAAAGCCATTTCAATGACGGCTGGCTTTGGTGTTCTTACACTTGTCGATGCGACTGTCTTTTTAGTCATCATCTTATTTATGATGGGGTTTTTAGTCAGTTGGAAGCTTACGATTGCAGCTTTTTTGCCTCTACCGATTATGGCTTGGCTCATGAAGCGTTACGGCAAAATTATTCATGAGCGGTTTATGAAGGCACAAAATTCGTTCGGAGATTTAAATGACCAAGTTCTTGAGTCAATTTCAGGAGTGAGAGTCATTCGCGCATACGTTAAGGAAAAAGATGACGAATCCCGTTTTAAAGTAATCACAAATGAGGTGCTTCAAAAAAACATCGCTGTAGCTCGAATTGATGCACTGTTTGAACCGACGATTAAAATTCTAGTGGGTCTTAGTTATATGATTGGACTAGGCTACGGTGCATTCTTAGTGTTTAACAGTGAAATTACTCTCGGGCAGCTTGTCTCGTTTAACATTTACTTAGGAATGCTTATTTGGCCAATGTTTGCCTTTGGTGAATTAATGAACATTATGCAAAGAGGAAATGCCTCGTTGGATCGATTAAATCAAACATTTGCTTATGAAGCGGATGTGAAAAACAGTACAGAGCTAGTTCACGTCTCTTCACCGGAATCGATTGCCTTTTCAAATGTTCATTTTCAATATCCGAGTTCAAAATCACAAGCATTAACAGACATTAATTTATCAATCAAAAAGGGTGAAACAATCGGAATTGTTGGAAAGACTGGTGCTGGTAAAACGACATTATTAAAACAGCTACTACGTGAATACCCATCAGGGGCAGGAAGCTTAACAGTGTCCGATGTTCCAATCGGTGAAATTGAACTTGGCCAATTGAAGAGCTGGATCGGATATATTCCACAGGAACAATTCCTATTTTCAAAGACAATAAGAGAAAATGTCCGATTCGGAAGACCAGATGCCTCGGACTATGATTTTTACAGGGTTCTTGATTTGGCATCGATTACAAAAGATATAAAGACATTCCCAAAAGGTATTGAGACTCTCGTAGGGGAAAAAGGTGTTTCCTTATCTGGCGGTCAAAAACAGCGGGTTTCCATTGCAAGAGCTTTGCTTAAAAAACCGGAAATCTTAATTTTAGACGATGCCCTATCTGCTGTAGACGCGAAAACGGAAGCTACTATTATTACAAATATTCGTCATGAACGAAAGGAAAAGACGACATTTATTTCAGCACATCGTATGTCGGCAGTGAGTCACGCAGATCAAATCGTCGTCATCGAAAATGGCAGGATTACTGAAGCCGGTACTCATGATGATTTGATGAAGCTCGGTGGATGGTACCAGGAACAATATACAGCACAACAAATTGAACAAAATCACTTGGTGAAGGGAAGGGAGGTGCATATGCGATGA